GTCCTGGGAACAAATGAGTCATCTTCATGGAGTAGCTACACCCTGAGTAGCACGATTATTCATAAACAAATGTACATTTCCTGGTGGTAGTGAACTAGACTTGGAAAGCACAGTGCTAATGTTACGTTGTCAAACTAATCTAAATGAAAGGGCCCATTTCTCTAGATTAAAAATTTTTGGCAACAGTAACTTACTCTTACAGGATTTTCTAAATATTACAGAAAGGACTGTTAAGGCATCAGATGGGGGACTAAAGGAATCTCAGGGTTTACTTTCAGCTTTCCCTAAGGTGGGATAtatttcacatgtaaaatggTAATAGTATATAGTACTTAATTcacagttgttgtgaggatgaatcATAGTTCCCCTCTGAGCCCCAATTTCTCTGAGTATAAAAAGGGCATAgtgatttttttgtaatgtgaCTCAGAAGTAGGTGGTGAAGGCACACTCAGGATTGTACAGGAACAGCTTTCATTGATTGGAagagaattgctgggttatatttTCTCTAAGGTGGCTGCtcaattattatttgaaagttCCCAGAGACCttatataattttctcattaagatttattattattaggacATAACCCACGGTAAGGTGAGATTGccttatagtttttttttttttttttttagaaaagaaaaatatacggGTTCTATGCTAATATCTGCTATGCAGCAGAATGTCATAGGATCCAGTGTATTAAGCTCTGTTATTCTTCAGTGGAGGGATATTATGTAAGTCCATTACtgaaatttcaggaaattttACCCAGACGAACGGTGATGAAGAATGATGTGTCCATTTTTtgatagaaatatatttacacacacacacacacacacacacacacacacattgagatcaaaagaacaaaagcagGTGAGAACTATCTTGATTCTAAGGAAGACTGAGAGGGTGTTTTGGAACCAACAATAATTGGAACTAACATTTCTTAAGTACTTTTATGGGTCAGTtcctttacataaattatttccaGTCTTCACAACTAACAAAGTAGgcattagaaaactgaggttcagaaatgtataacttgcccagggtcataaACATGGCAGAATTAGAATTGGTAGTATGAGGATATGTCTGCTACCAAAATCCCTGCTCACTCTACTATACCACTCTATGATAATGTATTTGGAAAAATTTGAGAAAGAGTATTTGGAGAATTTATTCCCTACTTCCCCTCTGAcgatctttttgtttcttttgttttttggttctgATATTTGCACCCTAGAGTTTGAGTGGGCTTGAATATGGGGTATATGTAAAAAATGATTCCACAGCTCCCACAATATAACAATTTCCTCAGGGCTGTGGGGTGGAAGAGTAAAGGTGGGAATGAGGGAGGGGGTTAGTTAGAAAAGATGGATGATTCTTTTCTTACCTTTAAGTTGTTTATGAATTTCAGGACAACCCATTGGCTATTCTCTTCTCTTGCTTGGAATATTATCTTTTTCCCATTTGGGGGAATACCCATTTAGGTATTAGGGCCTAAAGGTTTGGTATCTGCAGGAAATTTCTGTAATGATCTGCAGAGTAGAGCCCAGAAAAGTTGAGGTcaaagacaattcaattcctTCATCTGTTTTTGGgagaggatgtgtgtgtgtgtgtgtgtgtgtgtgtgtgtgtaaaagggTTGGTGCTGGGTCACTCTTACACCCAGACACACTGAAGGGGTTAGAAGGGATACCCCTGGAATCACAAGAGATGAAAACGAGGAGATTCCCTCACACTCCTACTCTCAGGTACGGGTCGGAGTGACAGGAATGTTCTCAAACGTCCTGGAGTGAAGAAAAAGGTACAAAGGTGCTCAGGTCTGAGGACCCGGGGTCGCCAGGGTGGGTAGGGACTTACGGACTTCCGCCTCCGGGGGGGCGTCGTTGGGGTCCGGCGGGAGGCCGTGGGCGGTGCTTGGCGCGCGCCACCCGGGCCTTCTCCAGACTGCGCTCCCTGGCGTTTTCTGACGGTCGTGCCCCGGCGGCCGCCGCAGTCCCGCTGCGGTAGCGGGGCTTGGGGTCCAGGGGGCGCTGTGGCCCAGTAGCGCCGGTGGCAGGAGCGGCCAAGGCGACGCTGGAGGCTTCGCGGAGGATCCCCGCCTGCAGCACCTCTGTAGTCCCGCCGCAGCATTGAGCCCCCGGCCCTGCTCAGCGGAGCTCCTCCGGGATCCGCGTGGCTGCGGCGGTCTGGGAGCTCGATGCGGCTCGGCAGGCGCTGGGCCTCAGCAGCAGCGGCGATCTCAGCCCCTTCTGGAGTGGGAGGCTTCGCGGCGGCGCCTGGGGCCGCGCCGGTGCCCTCCGGAGGACGCTGTCGGCTCAGGGACGACCCCCCGGGCCATGCTGAGGCGGCGGCGGCCGCTGTTCGAGGTGAGTGTGGCGCGGCGCGATCTTGGGCTCGCTGGTCTTCggcctctggggagggagggcccTGGCGGCAGCCCTCTAGCCGGGCGGACGGGGCGTCCAGCCGCTGCGgcagcctcccccaccccgcgGCTCTCGGCCTCAGCCCCTTCTCCCCGTGACCCCTGGGAGGCTGGAGGCGCGTGGGGGGCGACTAGGCCCCGCGCCACCGAGAAGCCCTCGCCCCGGCCTCGGTTCCGGCGCGGCCCGATGTGTGGAGCAGTGGGCTGGAGGGGCATTGCCATCCTTTGGGTTGGGCCCGGGCAGAGCGCAGCCTCTTACCCCGGGCCCTGCACGTACCTcccagagggaggcagaggacgCCTGTTTGCAAACAGCCTTGGCTTTTCCGCGCCGCATACTGAGTCCCGCAGAGTCccggggggaggggcgggagggtAGGGTGGGAATTGGAGTGCAGAAAGTGAGTGACCCTGAAAGCGCCTGGTACCCCTGGAGTGCCGTTCAGGATCTGACTGGGTTGAAAACAGCCTTTTGCGTCTTATTTGAGGTGAAATTTCATCACCTGCCGGTAGCTCATCCGTGCCTTCTTCTATTACATTTTGCCTCGAAGCGTGGTCTGCCTTGGAGAAAGCTGCATCCCAGCTTTACGATGTTAAGTTTCCTAGATAAATGCTCTCacaattatatacacatatatctgtgtatatatatatatatatatatatatatatatatatatatatctcgaCATATAGAGATATATGCATCTGTATATACCACAAAGGTCTAACCCTCCCCTCCGCCCCTTCTCCTCCAAtaagtgtaaatattttaatgcctCAGTCCTCGGTTCAAAAATGTTCTACCTAAATAGATACATCGATAGcgagatgattttaaaaagtcgTGCTGACTATACTAGTAACCGATACCTGATAGAAATGGGTTTATTCTGAATTTTAGAACTTAAATAATTTGTTCTggtattaatgtaaaaaaaagttagcGATTACACTTTGATACTCTAAGTCAGATATATGGGTGTTTGTGGTTTATGATAAATGTGGTTATTCTTGTTTTCCTGTTAGGTATGTGAAGGTTGTAGGATTGATAATAAGTacttttaaaacttctataaacatgaaaaaaagaagtatgctagtagaaaacttgaaaagtacagaaaagtacCTATGTAGactctccataaatatttaatgggGGAAAGGTCACCCATAATCTCATAGTACATTTTGATGGtcatttaaagtttaaaatgggTTTGCACTgttggtgttttttaaattattatttctgcaTATTAGGTTCAAAGTTAGCAGGCTGTTCCATTTTACTGTTTAACATCCAGGTGTTTGTATTagatctataaaaatgttttagatcTATAAAAATTCATCAGTTAAAACAGAATAACATGGTGAGGACCTACGGACCCCAGTGCATCATGGGAAGCTCCTGAGGTCTAGGGAGGTTTGGTGTAGTAAATGTTTTTGAGGACCTATTCTGTTACATGTGGTAGCCTGTATTGTTTTTGTAAGATTTTGCTTAActatttataattgtaaaaaattGGCTTGATTAGATATTTGGTAGATTAATTGAGGTTTTTTAATAGTCTAATTCCGTTTTTCTCAGTGTGTCCCCAAAGACTACCAACATTAGAATCAGCTGAGGGTGcttattaaaatatacagatCCTGGCCCcttgaatcagaatttctagggATGATAGTGGCCCAAGgatctttatttttatcaagcACACCCCTATTCTTAGTCCtagtaaagtttgagaatcactgatataAGTTTAAAGTTGACTAACCTTGGCAAGCTGAATGAAAGTACATTTTTGTTTACTAGCAAAGCTATCAGTCAATCTTAAGCGGCCAATACAATCACTTCTCATAGCAACAGATAATGGTGCTTTaatcttagaaagaaaaaggatgattTTCGAGGGACAGCTGATTCAATCGACAAACATTTGAGAGCCCTTTGTGGTAGCAGTGTTGTTATAAAAGGATACCTGGTCAGTTACCTTGGCACTTGTCTCTTTGGATCTCAGTGTCATTGTAAAATGCAGACAGTTATATTGTAAGACTTTTAGGGTAAGTacatctgaaaattttttttaatctgtaaaagatcattataaaattttagcTGTTAATTTTAAGTGTGAGGTCTTTTCTTTGGTGTTctgagaaacacaaaaatgacCGACCAAGGTCTCTGTTAGCAGGTAGCTAATTGTGGAAGTAGGACATATTTAATTAATCGTTACAGGGCAGGGTCAGGCAAGTGTTGTAATGGTGTAGAACATGCTAGATCTCTCTTTAAGGATTCTATGTTTAATTCAGTAGCTTTTctttaagaatattaataatttttatatacggtctttcctttctcttccaatTCCTGATTCagagttttattatttaagaaagtAATTGTGTATGTTCTGTTAGTGatagtttt
The Rhinolophus ferrumequinum isolate MPI-CBG mRhiFer1 chromosome 9, mRhiFer1_v1.p, whole genome shotgun sequence genome window above contains:
- the LOC117027071 gene encoding translation initiation factor IF-2-like codes for the protein MRRGKAKAVCKQASSASLWESPPTRLQPPRGHGEKGLRPRAAGWGRLPQRLDAPSARLEGCRQGPPSPEAEDQRAQDRAAPHSPRTAAAAASAWPGGSSLSRQRPPEGTGAAPGAAAKPPTPEGAEIAAAAEAQRLPSRIELPDRRSHADPGGAPLSRAGGSMLRRDYRGAAGGDPPRSLQRRLGRSCHRRYWATAPPGPQAPLPQRDCGGRRGTTVRKRQGAQSGEGPGGARQAPPTASRRTPTTPPRRRKSIITEISCRYQTFRP